In Streptomyces sp. NBC_00306, a single genomic region encodes these proteins:
- a CDS encoding class I SAM-dependent methyltransferase, which translates to MSHAEPHTHDDGAHHDHQHVADSGGQAEMLDLDAEVLAEHIAAITAWLPIEAAPHEIVDLGCGTGTGTFALLDRFPEAHITAVDSSADHLHRLRTRARAEGVLERVRTVLADLDATDWPHLGTPDLVWASASMHHMADPDSALRHVHDALAPGGLFAVVELAGFPRFLPESAPEERPGLEDRCHAATDRFHAEHVPHRGADWGPKLTAAGFALEAERTIAVNIEDGPTEAIGRYALGSLQRIRGVASESLAPDDLAALDRLLDTSSGHSILRRTDLVVRTERTVWAARRKN; encoded by the coding sequence ATGAGCCACGCAGAACCACACACCCACGACGACGGTGCGCACCACGACCACCAGCACGTCGCTGACTCCGGCGGTCAAGCCGAGATGCTCGACCTGGACGCGGAAGTCCTCGCCGAGCACATCGCCGCCATCACCGCATGGCTGCCCATCGAGGCCGCACCGCACGAGATCGTGGACCTGGGCTGCGGCACCGGAACCGGCACCTTCGCCCTGCTCGACCGCTTCCCCGAGGCGCACATCACCGCCGTCGACTCCTCGGCCGACCACCTTCACCGCTTGCGGACGAGGGCACGCGCCGAGGGAGTACTGGAACGCGTGCGCACCGTTCTGGCCGACCTCGACGCCACGGACTGGCCCCACCTCGGCACGCCCGATCTCGTGTGGGCCTCCGCCTCGATGCACCACATGGCCGACCCCGACAGCGCCCTGCGCCACGTCCACGACGCACTCGCGCCCGGCGGCCTGTTCGCCGTCGTCGAACTCGCAGGCTTCCCCCGCTTCCTGCCCGAGAGCGCACCCGAGGAACGTCCCGGCCTGGAAGACCGCTGCCATGCAGCGACCGACCGCTTCCACGCCGAGCACGTCCCCCACCGTGGCGCCGACTGGGGACCGAAGCTCACCGCCGCCGGATTCGCTCTCGAAGCCGAACGCACCATCGCGGTGAACATCGAGGACGGCCCGACCGAGGCGATCGGCCGCTACGCCCTGGGCTCCCTGCAACGCATCCGCGGTGTCGCCTCCGAATCGCTCGCGCCCGACGACCTCGCTGCTCTCGACCGACTGCTGGACACCAGCAGCGGCCACAGCATCCTGCGTCGCACCGACCTGGTGGTACGCACGGAACGCACGGTCTGGGCCGCACGCCGCAAGAACTGA